A window of the Hordeum vulgare subsp. vulgare chromosome 5H, MorexV3_pseudomolecules_assembly, whole genome shotgun sequence genome harbors these coding sequences:
- the LOC123396105 gene encoding acyl-CoA-binding domain-containing protein 6-like: MPSIQEPLHFKPEEPKVVVAQNEKMVDVQDKEVTMEGLCSVAAYDLWTPLSVPGQRPKPRYKHGAAVVQEKMYVFGGNHNGRYLGDIQVLDFKSLSWSKLEAKIQSESSESAEPVLVAPCAGHSLIPSGNKVLSLAGHTREHTESLSVKEFDPQTCTWSILRTYGKSPSSRGGQSVTRIGDTLVVFGGEGDGRSLLNDLHVLDLETMTWDEFESTGTPPSPRSEHAAACYADRYLLIFGGGSHSTCFSDLYLLDMQTMEWSRPEQHGIIPEPRAGHAGVTVGDNWVITGGGNSKKGVPETLVLNMSTLVWSVVTSFEGRAPPTSEGSSLVLYTINGEDFLLSFGGYSGRYSNEVYVLKTSLRPSLSSSRIDELETNGMTPLSAEVNSSRGPIFEIEKLRDDKNNKGGDISKTLVQAVKREKNQVEEKLEQEKLQSFHLKKELADVENKNAELTKELQSVRDQLSDEATRASKLEDEVSEIQQRLQKMQTLEKEFELLRSERGGGSDKSGSGSNKRPGSVGFRRWYGDDES, encoded by the exons ATGCCG AGCATACAAGAACCACTGCATTTTAAACCCGAAGAGCCTAAAGTAGTAGTGGCGCAGAACGAGAAGATGGTTGATGTTCAGGACAAGGAAGTCACCATGGAAGGCCTCTGCTCTGTGGCCGCTTACGATCTGTGGACGCCTCTCTCTGTCCCAGGACAGCGTCCGAAACCTCGATACAAG CATGGAGCTGCCGTGGTTCAGGAAAAGATGTATGTCTTTGGTGGAAACCACAATGGCCGCTACCTTGGTGACATTCAG GTTCTGGATTTCAAAAGTTTGTCATGGTCAAAACTAGAAGCTAAAATTCAATCAGAATCTTCAGAATCGGCTGAACCAGTTTTAGTTGCCCCATGTGCTGGTCATTCACTG ATTCCATCTGGAAACAAGGTTCTGTCACTTGCAGGACACACCAGGGAACATACAGAGAGTCTCAGTG TGAAGGAGTTTGATCCGCAAACCTGCACTTGGTCAATTTTACGTACTTATGGGAAGTCACCT AGCTCACGTGGTGGTCAATCAGTGACTCGTATTGGAGACACTTTAGTTGTGTTTGGAGGTGAAGGTGATGGGAGGTCTCTTCTGAATGACCTGCACGTTCTTGATCTCGAAACCATGACTTGGGATGAATTTGAGAGCAC AGGCACTCCTccttctccaaggtctgagcaTGCTGCTGCATGCTATGCAGACCGGTATCTCCTGATATTTGGTGGGGGGTCTCATTCTACATGTTTCAGTGATCTTTATCTCCTTGACATGCAAACA ATGGAATGGTCAAGACCAGAGCAGCACGGTATAATTCCAGAACCAAGAGCAGGGCATGCAGGTGTAACGGTTGGGGATAACTGGGTTATCACTGGCGGTGGTAATAGTAAGAAAG GTGTTCCAGAAACGCTTGTGCTTAACATGTCTACTTTGGTATGGTCGGTTGTTACTAGTTTTGAAGGCCGGGCGCCCCCTACAAGTGAG GGATCGAGTTTAGTACTTTACACAATTAATGGAGAAGATTTTCTGTTGTCATTTGGAGGATACAGTGGACGTTACAGCAACGAG gttTATGTTCTGAAGACAAGTCTCAGACCAAGTTTGTCTTCTTCACGAATAGATGAACTCGAGACAAATGGCATGACCCCATTATCTGCAGAAGTAAATTCTAGCAGGGGACCCATATTCGAaattgaaaaacttagagatgacAAG AATAACAAAGGAGGAGATATCAGCAAAACCTTGGTGCAGGCAGTAAAGCGTGAGAAGAACCAGGTAGAAGAAAAACTTGAACAGGAAAAGCTGCAGAGCTTCCACCTGAAGAAGGAACTAGCTGATGTAGAGAACAAAAATGCGGAGCTTACAAAG GAACTCCAGTCAGTCCGTGATCAACTCTCGGACGAAGCAACGAGGGCTTCCAAACTCGAG GATGAAGTTTCAGAGATTCAACAACGGCTGCAGAAGATGCAAACCCTTGAAAAGGAGTTCGAATTGCTTCGGAGTGAAAGAGGTGGCGGGTCTGACAAATCAGGTTCAGGCAGCAACAAGAGGCCCGGCAGCGTGGGCTTCCGTAGGTGGTATGGAGATGACGAGAGCTAA